CTGAGACAGCCAGGCCTCCCCTGTCAGATGATTTGTCTGGCAATCGTAAAGTGCCTTGTGTCAACAGGGAGTCGggggcttcgtcccaaatgggaGCCTGTTTACGTTACGGGCTTTGTAGAtcactaaatagggaacaggTTGCCTTTTGGGACGCAGCAATGGGAGGGTTTATATAGGACAGTGTTTGGTCTCTGCTGTGGTAGAGGTCAACAACGATCACATctgaatgtacagtacagtatgtagcctAAATCAGAAGACTATACTGTattcttaaaatgtgtaaatGGGGTTGATGCTTCATGTGTAAATGGGGTtgatgcttcatttgtaaatgaggtTGATACTTCATGTGTAAATGGGGTTGATACTTCATNNNNNNNNNNNNNNNNNNNNNNNNNNNNNNNNNNNNNNNNNNNNNNNNNNNNNNNNNNNNNNNNNNNNNNNNNNNNNNNNNNNNNNNNNNNNNNNNNNNNNNNNNNNNNNNNNNNNNNNNNNNNNNNNNNNNNNNNNNNNNNNNNNNNNNNNNNNNNNNNNNNNNNNNNNNNNNNNNNNNNNNNNNNNNNNNNNNNNNNNNNNNNNNNNNNNNNNNNNNNNNNNNNNNNNNNNNNNNNNNNNNNNNNNNNNNNNNNNNNNNNNNNNNNNNNNNNNNNNNNNNNNNNNNNNNNNNNNNNNNNNNNNNNNNNNNNNNNNNNNNNNNNNNNNNNNNNNNNNNNNNNNNNNNNNNNNNNNNNNNNNNNNNNNNNNNNNNNNNNNNNNNNNNNNNNNNNNNNNNNNNNNNNNNNNNNNNNNNNNNNNNNNNNNNNNNNNNNNNNNNNNNNNNNNNNNNNNNNNNNNNNNNNNNNNNNNNNNNNNNNNNNNNNNNNNNNNNNNNNNNNNNNNNNNNNNNNNNNNNNNNNNNNNNNNNNNNNNNNNNNNNNNNNNNNNNNNNNNNNNNNNNNNNNNNNNNNNNNNNNNNNNNNNNNNNNNNNNNNNNNNNNNNNNNNNNNNNNNNNNNNNNNNNNNNNNNNNNNNNNNNNNNNNNNNNNNNNNNNNNNNNNNNNNNNNNNNNNNNNNNNNNNNNNNNNNNNNNNNNNNNNNNNNNNNNNNNNNNNNNNNNNNNNNNNNNNNNNNNNNNNNNNNNNNNNNNNNNNNNNNNNNNNNNNNNNNNNNNNNNNNNNNNNNNNNNNNNNNNNNNNNNNNNNNNNNNNNNNNNNNNNNNNNNNNNNNNNNNNNNNNNNNNNNNNNNNNNNNNNNNNNNNNNNNNNNNNNNNNNNNNNNNNNNNNNNNNNNNNNNNNNNNNNNNNNNNNNNNNNNNNNNNNNNNNNNNNNNNNNNNNNNNNNNNNNNNNNNNNNNNNNNNNNNNNNNNNNNNNNNNNNNNNNNNNNNNNNNNNNNNNNNNNNNNNNNNNNNNNNNNNNNNNNNNNNNNNNNNNNNNNNNNNNNNNNNNNNNNNNNNNNNNNNNNNNNNNNNNNNNNNNNNNNNNNNNNNNNNNNNNNNNNNNNNNNNNNNNNNNNNNNNNNNNNNNNNNNNNNNNNNNNNNNNNNNNNNNNNNNNNNNNNNNNNNNNNNNNNNNNNNNNNNNNNNNNNNNNNNNNNNNNNNNNNNNNNNNNNNNNNNNNNNNNNNNNNNNNNNNNNNNNNNNNNNNNNNNNNNNNNNNNNNNNNNNNNNNNNNNNNNNNNNNNNNNNNNNNNNNNNNNNNNNNNNNNNNNNNNNNNNNNNNNNNNNNNNNNNNNNNNNNNNNNNNNNNNNNNNNNNNNNNNNNNNNNNNNNNNNNNNNNNNNNNNNNNNNNNNNNNNNNNNNNNNNNNNNNNNNNNNNNNNNNNNNNNNNNNNNNNNNNNNNNNNNNNNNNNNNNNNNNNNNNNNNNNNNNNNNNNNNNNNNNNNNNNNNNNNNNNNNNNNNNNNNNNNNNNNNNNNNNNNNNNNNNNNNNNNNNNNNNNNNNNNNNNNNNNNNNNNNNNNNNNNNNNNNNNNNNNNNNNNNNNNNNNNNNNNNNNNNNNNNNNNNNNNNNNNNNNNNNNNNNNNNNNNNNNNNNNNNNNNNNNNNNNNNNNNNNNNNNNNNNNNNNNNNNNNNNNNNNNNNNNNNNNNNNNNNNNNNNNNNNNNNNNNNNNNNNNNNNNNNNNNNNNNNNNNNNNNNNNNNNNNNNNNNNNNNNNNNNNNNNNNNNNNNNNNNNNNNNNNNNNNNNNNNNNNNNNNNNNNNNNNNNNNNNNNNNNNNNNNNNNNNNNNNNNNNNNNNNNNNNNNNNNNNNNNNNNNNNNNNNNNNNNNNNNNNNNNNNNNNNNNNNNNNNNNNNNNNNNNNNNNNNNNNNNNNNNNNNNNNNNNNNNNNNNNNNNNNNNNNNNNNNNNNNNNNNNNNNNNNNNNNNNNNNNNNNNNNNNNNNNNNNNNNNNNNNNNNNNNNNNNNNNNNNNNNNNNNNNNNNNNNNNNNNNNNNNNNNNNNNNNNNNNNNNNNNNNNNNNNNNNNNNNNNNNNNNNNNNNNNNNNNNNNNNNNNNNNNNNNNNNNNNNNNNNNNNNNNNNNNNNNNNNNNNNNNNNNNNNNNNNNNNNNNNNNNNNNNNNNNNNNNNNNNNNNNNNNNNNNNNNNNNNNNNNNNNNNNNNNNNNNNNNNNNNNNNNNNNNNNNNNNNNNNNNNNNNNNNNNNNNNNNNNNNNNNNNNNNNNNNNNNNNNNNNNNNNNNNNNNNNNNNNNNNNNNNNNNNNNNNNNNNNNNNNNNNNNNNNNNNNNNNNNNNNNNNNNNNNNNNNNNNNNNNNNNNNNNNNNNNNNNNNNNNNNNNNNNNNNNNNNNNNNNNNNNNNNNNNNNNNNNNNNNNNNNNNNNNNNNNNNNNNNNNNNNNNNNNNNNNNNNNNNNNNNNNNNNNNNNNNNNNNNNNNNNNNNNNNNNNNNNNNNNNNNNNNNNNNNNNNNNNNNNNNNNNNNNNNNNNNNNNNNNNNNNNNNNNNNNNNNNNNNNNNNNNNNNNNNNNNNNNNNNNNNNNNNNNNNNNNNNNNNNNNNNNNNNNNNNNNNNNNNNNNNNNNNNNNNNNNNNNNNNNNNNNNNNNNNNNNNNNNNNNNNNNNNNNNNNNNNNNNNNNNNNNNNNNNNNNNNNNNNNNNNNNNNNNNNNNNNNNNNNNNNNNNNNNNNNNNNNNNNNNNNNNNNNNNNNNNNNNNNNNNNNNNNNNNNNNNNNNNNNNNNNNNNNNNNNNNNNNNNNNNNNNNNNNNNNNNNNNNNNNNNNNNNNNNNNNNNNNNNNNNNNNNNNNNNNNNNNNNNNNNNNNNNNNNNNNNNNNNNNNNNNNNNNNNNNNNNNNNNNNNNNNNNNNNNNNNNNNNNNNNNNNNNNNNNNNNNNNNNNNNNNNNNNNNNNNNNNNNNNNNNNNNNNNNNNNNNNNNNNNNNNNNNNNNNNNNNNNNNNNNNNNNNNNNNNNNNNNNNNNNNNNNNNNNNNNNNNNNNNNNNNNNNNNNNNNNNNNNNNNNNNNNNNNNNNNNNNNNNNNNNNNNNNNNNNNNNNNNNNNNNNNNNNNNNNNNNNNNNNNNNNNNNNNNNNNNNNNNNNNNNNNNNNNNNNNNNNNNNNNNNNNNNNNNNNNNNNNNNNNNNNNNNNNNNNNNNNNNNNNNNNNNNNNNNNNNNNNNNNNNNNNNNNNNNNNNNNNNNNNNNNNNNNNNNNNNNNNNNNNNNNNNNNNNNNNNNNNNNNNNNNNNNNNNNNNNNNNNNNNNNNNNNNNNNNNNNNNNNNNNNNNNNNNNNNNNNNNNNNNNNNNNNNNNNNNNNNNNNNNNNNNNNNNNNNNNNNNNNNNNNNNNNNNNNNNNNNNNNNNNNNNNNNNNNNNNNNNNNNNNNNNNNNNNNNNNNNNNNNNNNNNNNNNNNNNNNNNNNNNNNNNNNNNNNNNNNNNNNNNNNNNNNNNNNNNNNNNNNNNNNNNNNNNNNNNNNNNNNNNNNNNNNNNNNNNNNNNNNNNNNNNNNNNNNNNNNNNNNNNNNNNNNNNNNNNNNNNNNNNNNNNNNNNNNNNNNNNNNNNNNNNNNNNNNNNNNNNNNNNNNNNNNNNNNNNNNNNNNNNNNNNNNNNNNNNNNNNNNNNNNNNNNNNNNNNNNNNNNNNNNNNNNNNNNNNNNNNNNNNNNNNNNNNNNNNNNNNNNNNNNNNNNNNNNNNNNNNNNNNNNNNNNNNNNNNNNNNNNNNNNNNNNNNNNNNNNNNNNNNNNNNNNNNNNNNNNNNNNNNNNNNNNNNNNNNNNNNNNNNNNNNNNNNNNNNNNNNNNNNNNNNNNNNNNNNNNNNNNNNNNNNNNNNNNNNNNNNNNNNNNNNNNNNNNNNNNNNNNNNNNNNNNNNNNNNNNNNNNNNNNNNNNNNNNNNNNNNNNNNNNNNNNNNNNNNNNNNNNNNNNNNNNNNNNNNNNNNNNNNNNNNNNNNNNNNNNNNNNNNNNNNNNNNNNNNNNNNNNNNNNNNNNNNNNNNNNNNNNNNNNNNNNNNNNNNNNNNNNNNNNNNNNNNNNNNNNNNNNNNNNNNNNNNNNNNNNNNNNNNNNNNNNNNNNNNNNNNNNNNNNNNNNNNNNNNNNNNNNNNNNNNNNNNNNNNNNNNNNNNNNNNNNNNNNNNNNNNNNNNNNNNNNNNNNNNNNNNNNNNNNNNNNNNNNNNNNNNNNNNNNNNNNNNNNNNNNNNNNNNNNNNNNNNNNNNNNNNNNNNNNNNNNNNNNNNNNNNNNNNNNNNNNNNNNNNNNNNNNNNNNNNNNNNNNNNNNNNNNNNNNNNNNNNNNNNNNNNNNNNNNNNNNNNNNNNNNNNNNNNNNNNNNNNNNNNNNNNNNNNNNNNNNNNNNNNNNNNNNNNNNNNNNNNNNNNNNNNNNNNNNNNNNNNNNNNNNNNNNNNNNNNNNNNNNNNNNNNNNNNNNNNNNNNNNNNNNNNNNNNNNNNNNNNNNNNNNNNNNNNNNNNNNNNNNNNNNNNNNNNNNNNNNNNNNNNNNNNNNNNNNNNNNNNNNNNNNNNNNNNNNNNNNNNNNNNNNNNNNNNNNNNNNNNNNNNNNNNNNNNNNNNNNNNNNNNNNNNNNNNNNNNNNNNNNNNNNNNNNNNNNNNNNNNNNNNNNNNNNNNNNNNNNNNNNNNNNNNNNNNNNNNNNNNNNNNNNNNNNNNNNNNNNNNNNNNNNNNNNNNNNNNNNNNNNNNNNNNNNNNNNNNNNNNNNNNNNNNNNNNNNNNNNNNNNNNNNNNNNNNNNNNNNNNNNNNNNNNNNNNNNNNNNNNNNNNNNNNNNNNNNNNNNNNNNNNNNNNNNNNNNNNNNNNNNNNNNNNNNNNNNNNNNNNNNNNNNNNNNNNNNNNNNNNNNNNNNNNNNNNNNNNNNNNNNNNNNNNNNNNNNNNNNNNNNNNNNNNNNNNNNNNNNNNNNNNNNNNNNNNNNNNNNNNNNNNNNNNNNNNNNNNNNNNNNNNNNNNNNNNNNNNNNNNNNNNNNNNNNNNNNNNNNNNNNNNNNNNNNNNNNNNNNNNNNNNNNNNNNNNNNNNNNNNNNNNNNNNNNNNNNNNNNNNNNNNNNNNNNNNNNNNNNNNNNNNNNNNNNNNNNNNNNNNNNNNNNNNNNNNNNNNNNNNNNNNNNNNNNNNNNNNNNNNNNNNNNNNNNNNNNNNNNNNNNNNNNNNNNNNNNNNNNNNNNNNNNNNNNNNNNNNNNNNNNNNNNNNNNNNNNNNNNNNNNNNNNNNNNNNNNNNNNNNNNNNNNNNNNNNNNNNNNNNNNNNNNNNNNNNNNNNNNNNNNNNNNNNNNNNNNNNNNNNNNNNNNNNNNNNNNNNNNNNNNNNNNNNNNNNNNNNNNNNNNNNNNNNNNNNNNNNNNNNNNNNNNNNNNNNNNNNNNNNNNNNNNNNNNNNNNNNNNNNNNNNNNNNNNNNNNNNNNNNNNNNNNNNNNNNNNNNNNNNNNNNNNNNNNNNNNNNNNNNNNNNNNNNNNNNNNNNNNNNNNNNNNNNNNNNNNNNNNNNNNNNNNNNNNNNNNNNNNNNNNNNNNNNNNNNNNNNNNNNNNNNNNNNNNNNNNNNNNNNNNNNNNNNNNNNNNNNNNNNNNNNNNNNNNNNNNNNNNNNNNNNNNNNNNNNNNNNNNNNNNNNNNNNNNNNNNNNNNNNNNNNNNNNNNNNNNNNNNNNNNNNNNNNNNNNNNNNNNNNNNNNNNNNNNNNNNNNNNNNNNNNNNNNNNNNNNNNNNNNNNNNNNNNNNNNNNNNNNNNNNNNNNNNNNNNNNNNNNNNNNNNNNNNNNNNNNNNNNNNNNNNNNNNNNNNNNNNNNNNNNNNNNNNNNNNNNNNNNNNNNNNNNNNNNNNNNNNNNNNNNNNNNNNNNNNNNNNNNNNNNNNNNNNNNNNNNNNNNNNNNNNNNNNNNNNNTAGAGCGTCAGTCTTGAATATTCATCGTACAAATGAAAGTCAACAATGTATAGGTTTTTATTGGCAAATAATCAGTCCAGTTTGATAACACTCTATTATAATGCTTCATCGTATGTTTCTTGCATTGCGTTGCTTTGCTACTCTGACTGAAGCGACCCTCAGTCTGGTCACTAGGCAACTGGCTGTGCAAACTACATGGCTGAGTGTTAGCattagtgactgactgactgtacattTGATTGACACTGATGTATGTATGCTATTACTTCATTTATATATTCATATGTATAAAACATGTCAAAAAGCCTGCTGATATGAtgttactgtagctactgtacataGCACTTTTCCATGAGTTTATTATAGTCAGCATTGATGTTTtgatcattcatttataagtccataaatgatgtagcaactaaggattctagctttaaagtgTTTCTCAGATCCAGTTCACTGGATCGGGGTTCTAGTTTCATGCGCTCTCTAGGTGGGTTCCATCTGTTCTTGGGTTCTAGTTTCATGCGTTCTGTAGGTGGGTTCTAGCTGTTCTTGGATTTAGTTCCAGGTGTTCTGCAGGTGGTTCTAGCTGTTCTTGGGTTCTAGTTCCAGGTGTTCTCCAGGTGGTTTCTACTGTAGGTGTCAAAATAGGGTTCTGTAGTTCAGTATTCATCCTCCACCTCTCTGATGGATGGGATGAGGTTGTTTGGTGGATTGTAAGGGTTCTGGTTGACCTGGTGGTAACTGGTGGTGACCTGGTGGTTGACCTGGTGGTTGACCTGGTGGTTGACCTGGGGGTTGACCTGGGGGTTGACCTGGTGGTTGACCTGGGGGttggctgtgtgactacagtgTGACTTCCCTGGGTAGGCTGCGTTCTCAGGCTCATCTGTAAAGCATGTCTTTCTGAGAaacatagggggggggggggggatcaaacaGTTATGGTTTGTAGATGTTACTGGTTCCACTCCAAATGGCCCCCTGCTCCTTATGCAGTGCACTTCTTCTGACCAGTTTGcccataggggtctggtcaaaaggtagcgcactatataatatggtgccatttgggacgtaatcaCTGTTTTCAAAGTGATTACTATCATCAGCATTCCAAATAAGTATGATTTACTCTGAATAGGACCCATTGCCTAACGTCAGCTAGTGAACATGGCAAGCTCTTTTTAATACAGTAGTTCGCCATGCTGTTGTATTGGTCAGCGGTCATGCAATGCAAATACTGTATCTCATATTGTAccgtcaaattaaatcaaatcaaagtttatttgtcacgtgcgccgaatacaacaggtgtagtagacYttacagtgaaatgtttacttacaggctctaaccaatagtgcttMATAAGTAATTAGGTCATAGAACAAAAAGAGAAACAATCAGTGCATACAGCTCTGGGTAATCTGGGGAAGTTTGGACACAAAATCGATCAATAAAGTTTTTTCAAGGAATGAAATCGTTCTACTATCCTTTGTGTTTTATTATACGAGGGGATTCACTCTTTGGCTCGATGTAACCTGCCTTGTTAGGATCCAAATTACAAATACAAGACAAGTTGACAATTGATTTGATATCCGCACTGTATATAATAAATTATTTGATGACTTATTCAACGACATTGTCCTAACGAGAGTATTTTCACAGAAACATAAGGTGGTTGGTGTAGAAAGATATAGAACGACTGAAATCATTTACTTTTTAGTTTGTTTGAAGTATAATTTGTCTGAAAACAGATCAAAGTGGCATTAAACCATTTGGTGTGGTTTGTATAAAATAATCCATTCTGTAGTATTAAAGAGGGACTGATGATGAGGTTATAGGCATGCAGGTCTGGGATACTGTTGGGTGAGGCAGCTAAATCAGAAACACCAGAAGTTTCTTTGCCCCCCCCTCCAAAAGGGCATTTTCTACTTCATGCATTTTCAYTCATGGCATCCATACCTTGGCCCATTCTATTCATCCTTGTTGCATTTTAGAAAAAGAAGCATAAACTACGTAAGACAAATAGCCGCCATGTAGTGTAGTAATATTTGATATAtaaagtatattatatatatataccttacATAATCGTAATAAGACTAAGCAATTAAtctattaaaatgtttatctgactccataaagataattAGCAATATACAAGAGACTATGGTTGAGTTACGGTAATAAGCAATGAAGAAATGTCTGGGAATGGAATTCTAAATACaagtgtatttaattactttgtaaaatgATGAGACAATGGGGGGGTTGGTGAGATCAACACAGAGAATGCTGAattcctaagacaacacagagaatgctgaattcctaagacaacacagagaatgctgaattcctaagacaacacagaGAATGCTGAATTCCTAAACAAACAGAGAATATTCTTGCATACAATGATAAGAGACTGACACAATAACACTGCTGGCTGGGATAGTAGACTGGACTGGGAACATTCAGGTCCAAAACTACGCCATGcgatatttttaaaatgttctactaGCCTGGTCTGGAAAGTACTAGCATCGGACAGCAAGCTAGCTTAACTCGCATCCATCCCAAAAGTTGCCTCATGTTCTGAATACATCAAGTGTACATGGTAACATGGTTTCAACTCATTTGATGGTTAAAATTGTATACATTGAATGTTACAGCATGTACACTGCATGTGTATACACGTGCAAATCAACTACAGAATGTTCCATGCTTGTTTCCAAAGCATTCTTGAGAGTTGTCCATGCTATGCATAAGATTTTCTTTTTTGATTTCGCTGTAAATCCCCAAAATgtatgaaaagcatgcagttccATAACAAAATCTATCTAAATAAGCGTTCTCTTTTAAAAATACTCCTAAAATAAGCGTGATTAAAAGAAATACGGAGTAACAAAAACAAGCTTGTGAAGTCTATGTGTAGTCCTCACCTACAATACTAACCACAGTAGTATTCACTCAGCACCTCAGTAACTGTTCATGATATCCTTGTAAACCCAATACTTAACTTTAGTATTCTCAAagggacacacacaaaataattattttaaatagTTTCCTTGTTTAGAGATTACATATATTTAATTGTGTTATCTGCATTATATTTGCTGTCATCGAGATGAGGTGATCTATCGCCATTTTGACTTCTCTGTATTGAGAaatcagagagaaaaaagagaagattATATTGAAATTATAATGAAATGCAGGACTTCATAACAGGCAGTTCACTACTGGACAATACAAACAAGACACATtctctacgtcccaaatggcatccctaTTCCTTGttgtgcactattttgaccagatcacatagggctctggtcaaaagtagtgtactaaataggaaatagggtttgtcatttgggacgcagacatttTTTTAGAGGAATCAcatacttttgtttttatcccgTGAGTCCTGCTCTTGGCGCGGTTGGTGCGGTTGGTGGCGGGGATAGAATGGCCGGAGAGCTCTTTTTGCTGGAGGAGtgggaggagtggaggctgtGGGTGAGGCTGGCCTGGGACTGACCCGCGTTGTGGTCAAACTGCATCAGGCAGAAGATCAGGTTCTGATGGCACCAGCTCAAAACCATACGGTGGGTTGGTTATACATATCTGGAGAGGAGAGCGGGcagcaagagaaagaaagagtgagagagagtaagagcGAAAGCGAGAGTGTGGTGAGTGgtggagtgagtggagtgagtgagtggagtgagtggtgagtgagtgagtgagtgagtgagttgagtgagtgatgagtgacgtgagtgtgagagagtgagagagtgagtgagtgagtgagtgagtgagtgagtgagtgagtgagtgagtgagtgagtgagtgagtgagtgagtgatgagtgagtgagtggagtgagtgagtgagtgagtgagtggtgagtgagtgagtgagtgagtgagtgagtgagtgagtgaatatgTGTAAGTGCTGATATATGGGGTGAGGTTCTACTGGTAGTCCTTTATATTAGCAgccatgtcagttaagaacaaaattcttatttacaatgttggcCGGGCAAATGTTGACACAGTAATCAATATGAAGTTATCGATTTATCCAAAACTATCAAAATGAGCCATCTACAGTTATTCACGTGGACAATGTGTCAACAGTAACTCACCTCCTAACATACTCACCGTTTAGTGCATTGACTTGTATGACTTTGTGTGTTTAGATGGGCGTCCCTCAATCGGTAAATTCCGAAGCAAAGCATGTTGTATGTTTTTAACGCTTTACAAAACAAGTCACCGTAGCAACCGCCATCCTGAAAGACAGAGAAGCAAAAAGTTTAAAGTTAAGTTTAGATTTTTTAACTCACAGCTTGTCCCTATATAATTCATATAAATTGTGAATAAGTCTTGTGGAGTCTTGTGGAATTCCTTTTGTGATTTTTCTGGAAACTACTGTAGATTTATGTCCATCCACATTAACTGCTGTGTGCCTCAAACTCAAACACACATGATTCTTATATATTATTctcattaaaatgttttgttttaatagtttttttatgtatgatGTGCCATTTTAGTACTTTAAATTCAGCACAAGCAGTCATATACATTGTTTTTCATCAAGAAAAACTACACAGTAGCCTCTGAAAATGAGCCTCACATTTCATTACATACACTGGATCCACTTGATATGTATGGTTCAGCAGACCAGGATTTATCATTCAGCCTCCTCTACATGCCTTGTTCTCCCCTACTGGCCTCAGTGAGTAAACAACCCTGAAGGACTTTTCTGTACTGCAAGCAGAGGTGACAAAACACAACTAGTCAATTACCCCCAAGTCAGCGAAAGGCCCGTCGTACAAGGCTAGCTGTGCAACACGACACCTGTCCCGGTTAGCGAGGGTCTGCGGCGTGCTGTAGCCTCCTCGTAATGCGTTCTCCTCCGCCAACAGACCCTCCAGCTCCGGAGTGGCCCCCCCTGTTACCAGCGTCCGGATCAGGGTGAGGATATTATCGTTGAAGTATGTCTGAAAcgatgaaggagaagagagggatagagagtgagCAAGAGATTGTTAAGCATGAATCCATGACATGCAGCCAGCCATCTAGGTCTGAAGAAATTCAAATTACTGcaggtttctcctctctctctctctctctctctctctctctctctctctctctctctctctctctctctctctctctctctctctctctctctctctctctctctctctggatagaGAAGGGACAGTAGTAGTGGGGTCATGAGTATGTAACAACCCTGTGTTAGttcattacaacactgtagatTTAGTGAACATGTTCAGCTCTTCTTCTTTTGCtgcttgctggctggctggctggctgtctgcctgtctacttgtctgcctgtctgtctgtctgcctgtctgcctgtctacttgtctgcctgtctacttgtctgtctgtctgcctgtctgtctgtctgcctgcctttctgtctgtctgcctgtctgtccttgCTTGTTCTACACAGGAACCTGTTCCCTGTCTGGGCTGCTGTCAGGGCTCCAGAGTAGAATGACGGATGAGCCTTGTCTATTAGGTAACATGACCTTTGTCTACACCGAAACACACTTAAAGGCAGATTCTGTTCCAGCCTCAGCCAAAGTGAAAGATAGACAGATGAAGCCATCATACCAGGTAAAGTGCCAGGCTTTCTTGTATGCCTTCCTGGAGTTTTTTTTTAACCACTGGGACATAACATTTTATTGTACCAATGGGATTCCATTAAGACCTTTCTTGGTTTGATGATGTCTGTGTAGAGTCCTTTTAGTCAGTAACATCAGTAACACTTGAAGGTACACATATTAGACACAAATGTGTTGATTATAAGTGTGTATATAAGTAGCGTATAAGGCCTTTATTATGTCTTATAAGTGTGTATGTACGTAGCTTATAAGGCCTTTATTATGTCTTATAAGCCATACATTAGTGTTCAAACATAAGTCATGTCTATTACTGGTCAATGCTTAATAACCTCATTGTTAGTTACAATAAATGCTTATTACTAGTTAATAAAGAGCAAGTTACATAAGAAACATGCTGTTAGTAAGCTGTCTCAGTGTGGGACTAATAAGGGCATAGTACCACTCTATGTGTTCCCTGTTGTAAAGTGTGACCATATTTTTATTTGCCAAACTTTCCCCCAGAAATGACGTCATTGAACAGAAAGGGGCCCCTCCTCCCCTCATATACAGTATGCCATACAACCAACATTCAAGCTGAAATGTAATGCTTAATAACCTCATTAAACAAACAAGACATAGTAAAGACCTTATAAGCTACGTACATACACACTATGAGACATAATAAAGGCCTTATAAGCTACGTACATACACACTTATAAGACATAATAAAggccttaaaataaagtgttaccgtaACATCTATAGTTTCCCATTCCTATTAACCCGATTTCTGTTGTTGAGCATTTACGGTATAAAATCTGGAAACCACAAGCTCTTTGCGTTACCAACTGGAGTCTGAAACCGGGTCTCTTGGGGTCAGAAACCGGGTCTCTTGGGGTCAAAAAACRGGTCTCTTGGGGTCTGAAACCGGGTCTCTTGGACTCAGAAACCGGGTCTCTTGGGGTCAGAAACCGGGTCTCTTGGGGTCTGAAACCGGGTCTCTTGGGGTCTGTAACCGGGTCTCTGGCAAGCCACAATGCTGTGTGAGCCCACCTTGCTAAAGCCTATATAGACAATCGCTCAGGGGAGCCAAACGTtatagcatttcgctacactcgcaaataacatctgctaaccatgtgtacgtgaatTATTATTWWtttttttatttgatttgaaaaaatccTTCAGCTCTGTGTAGTTAAGTGTACGTCTTACAGCACTCATCAGGGAATCCAGCACGCTGACTGCRAAAGCCGTCCCACAGGCGAAGGGCTGAGTGAGGTACAACTCTGTGTCAGGATCGTCGTCATCATCCTGGTCCAGGAACTGAACATTGGAGTCGTTCACTGGAGGGGGAAGACATTAA
This DNA window, taken from Salvelinus sp. IW2-2015 unplaced genomic scaffold, ASM291031v2 Un_scaffold7414, whole genome shotgun sequence, encodes the following:
- the LOC112079260 gene encoding calcium-activated potassium channel subunit alpha-1 gives rise to the protein MEDVFASMEDVFASMEDALNDSNVQFLDQDDDDDPDTELYLTQPFACGTAFAVSVLDSLMSATYFNDNILTLIRTLVTGGATPELEGLLAEENALRGGYSTPQTLANRDRCRVAQLALYDGPFADLGDGGCYGDLFCKALKTYNMLCFGIYRLRDAHLNTQSHTSQCTKR